In the genome of Cyclopterus lumpus isolate fCycLum1 chromosome 19, fCycLum1.pri, whole genome shotgun sequence, one region contains:
- the ttll6 gene encoding tubulin polyglutamylase ttll6 has product MGSVRARKCLHWSVTSPLCVEPRRRNNNNNNNNNNSSNNSSITKGRSVGVTGPVPRGHAHARRCRASFLSSRSLLRPPALVLSIMSAGFRRWRCGSLARPLRSVTASPRAPEATICVWRRTGAGIFHHRRPHRCRLCSAGWVYPWTVQAETKRHLTTSSRERERAEEAQPRPALAPRRPSTTRRGGKARGVRRAARRYSLREVMEGDDWTLFWTDCSVSLERVKDMKRYQKINHFPGMSEICRKDLLARNMNRMFKLFPKDYNIFPRTWCLPADYSDFQAYTRTKKSKTYICKPDTGCQGKGIVISRSSKDIQAGEHMICQVYISRPFIIDGYKFDLRIYVLVTSCDPFSIFMFKEGLARFCTTKYNEPTHGNVEDVCMHLTNYSINKSSENFIRDEDTGSKRKLSTLNKLLESISCNTDEMWSDIEDVIIKTLISAHPILKHNYHTCFPNHTTGSACFEILGFDVLLDHRLRPWVLEVNHSPSFTTDSQLDREVKDALLYDTLVLINLGACDRRKITKEERRRVKDRLQQNITREARTEEQRQCQAATLEQMERYEAKHLGGFRRIYPREGGDKYDKYFKHSGSLFQETAASKAREECARHQLQELRLKQEQKEREQRGGRRRDLQGETAGERVKPRGGALTQPPNLDCGHNPLAPSSMSLAPKAAELLEEKEKEEEEKEEKEEEEEEEKVEEEEQQQEEEEEEEERQRVAALLQRKKLLQDLGLVDQIQQLLQGLTGGGGVPQEACAQQTRPAHQRRQAKLDSLTSSFSQRTKQPALQQVARQRPLRPLPDQRSLNPPEPESHVALQRTRRAGVRQDSPARPGIPVLNPVPRGGLRCACWPHDPSALEGLLVISTPAPLVRRTGFSHIVRKSSSRAPRPPQPGKGQ; this is encoded by the exons ATGGGCAGCGTGCGCGCGCGCAAATGTTTACATTGGTCGGTTACGTCTCCACTGTGCGTCGAGCCAAGAAgacgaaacaacaacaacaacaacaacaacaacaacagcagcaacaacagcagcattaCAAAGGGCCGGTCCGTCGGTGTAACCGGACCGGTACCGAGAGGACACGCTCACG CGAGGAGGTGTCGGGCATCGTTCCTCTCCTCTCGCTCCCTGCTGAGGCCTCCTGCTCTTGTTCTCTCCATcatgtcag ccgGTTTCAGGAGGTGGAGATGTGGCTCACTGGCACGTCCACTGAGGAGTGTGACAGCGTCTCCAAGGGCTCCCGAAGCAACGATCTGTGTGTGGAGACGGACGGGGGCAGGCATCTTCCACCACCGTCGTCCTCACAGATGTAGGCTTTGCAGCGCAG GATGGGTCTACCCATGGACGGTGCAGGCGGAGACGAAGAGGCACTTGACCACGAGcagcagggagagggagagggcggAGGAAGCCCAGCCGAGGCCTGCACTCGCACCCCGCCGCCCATcaacaacaagaagaggaggaaaagcaaGAGGAG TGCGCCGCGCCGCTCGCAGGTACAGCCTccgggaggtgatggagggcgACGACTGGACCCTCTTCTGGACCGACTGCTCCGTGTCTCTGGAGCGCGTGAAGGACATGAAGCGTTACCAG AAAATAAACCACTTCCCGGGGATGAGTGAGATTTGCCGCAAAGATTTACTGGCGAGGAACATGAACCGCATGTTCAAGCTCTTCCCCAAAGACTACAACATCTTCCCCCGAACGTGGTGCCTTCCCGCAGA TTACAGTGACTTCCAAGCCTACACCAGGACCAAGAAAAGCAAGACGTACATCTGCAAGCCGGACACCGGCTGCCAAGGCAAAGGCATCGTCATCTCCAGGTCGAGTAAAGACATTCAGGCCGGGGAGCACATGATCTGCCAGGTTTACATCTCCAGG CCTTTCATAATCGACGGATACAAGTTTGACCTGCGTATCTACGTGCTGGTGACGTCGTGCGACCCGTTCAGCATCTTCATGTTCAAGGAGGGACTCGCTCGCTTCTGCACCACCAAGTACAACGAGCCGACGCACGGCAACGTg GAGGACGTGTGCATGCATCTCACCAACTACTCCATCAACAAGAGCAGCGAGAACTTTATCCGCGACGAGGACACCGGCAGCAAGCG aaagCTGTCCACCCTGAACAAGCTCCTGGAGTCCATCAGCTGCAACACAGACGAGATGTGGAGCGACATCGAGGACGTGATCATAAAGACCCTGATCTCCGCTCACCCGATCCTCAAGCACAACTACCACACGTGCTTCCCCAACCACACCACCGGCAGCGCCTGCTTCGAGATCCTGGGCTTCGACGTGCTGCTGGACCACCGGCTCAGGCCTTGGGTGCTGGAG gtgaaCCACTCCCCGAGCTTCACCACCGACTCGCAGCTGGACCGCGAGGTGAAGGACGCGCTGCTCTACGACACCCTGGTCCTCATCAACCTGGGCGCCTGCGACCGCCGCAAGATCACCAAGGAGGAGCGACGCCGGGTGAAGGACCGGCTACAGCAGAACATCACCAGAGAGGCCAG GACGGAGGAGCAGCGTCAGTGCCAGGCGGCCACGCTGGAGCAGATGGAGCGCTACGAGGCCAAACACCTGGGGGGCTTCCGGAGGATCTACCCCAGGGAGGGCGGGGACAAATACGACAAGTACTTCAAGCACAGCGGCTCGCTCTTCCAGGAGACGGCGGCGTCCAAGGCCAGGGAGGAGTGTGCCAG gcaTCAACTGCAGGAGCTTCGTCTGAagcaggagcagaaggagagggagcagaggggaggcCGGAGGAGAGACCTGCAGGGGGAGACGGCGGGGGAGAGGGTCAAACCCCGAGGAGGGGCACTAACGCAACCCCCCAACCTGGACTGTGGCCACAACCCG CTCGCTCCGTCCAGTATGTCGCTGGCTCCCAAAGCTGCAGAGCTCctagaggagaaggagaaggaggaggaggagaaggaggagaaggaggaggaggaggaggaggagaaggtggaggaggaggagcagcagcaggaggaggaggaggaggaggaggagcggcagCGGGTCGCCGCGCTCCTCCAGAGGAAGAAACTCCTGCAGGACCTCGGGCTGGTGGACCAGATCCAACAGCTGCTGCAGGGCCTGACGGGCGGAGGGGGGGTCCCGCAGGAGGCCTGCGCCCAGCAGACTAGACCGGCTCATCAGAGGCGACAGGCGAAG CTGGACTCTTTGACTTCGTCGTTCTCCCAGAGAACAAAGCAGCCGGCGTTGCAGCAG GTGGCTCGGCAGCGCCCGTTGAGGCCACTGCCGGACCAGAGGAGCCTGAACCCGCCGGAGCCCGAGAGCCACGTCGCCCTGCAGCGGACGCGACGGGCAG GGGTCCGGCAGGACTCCCCGGCCCGACCCGGCATCCCCGTCCTGAACCCGGTCCCCAGAGGAGGCCTGCGCTGCGCCTGCTGGCCCCACGACCCCTCGGCCCTGGAGGGCCTGCTCGTCATCTCCACCCCGGCCCCTCTGGTCAGGAGGACTGGCTTCTCTCACATCGTCCGCAAGTCCTCCAGCAGAGCCCCCCGACCCCCCCAGCCCGGTAAAGGCCAGTGA
- the hoxb6b gene encoding homeobox protein Hox-B6b isoform X1, with protein sequence MSSYFVNSTFPVSLPGGQDSLLGQIPLYSSGYTDPLRHYSSAATYGAANMQDKVYPASYYQQTGAAAAAAIYGRAGGGGGGGGAPCDYNHVGTFYKDAEGSCAFSSRDDPPLFVTQEQRKAECPEQPVSMGGSLDDKSSTLIYPWMQRMNACSAGPFGNSGRRGRQTYTRYQTLELEKEFHFNRYLTRRRRIEISHALCLTERQIKIWFQNRRMKWKKENKLLNPSKTPEEEEEEQAEKKS encoded by the exons ATGAGTTCCTATTTTGTAAACTCAACTTTTCCCGTGTCTCTACCGGGAGGACAGGACTCTCTCCTGGGTCAGATACCGTTATATTCCTCGGGATACACCGATCCGTTAAGACACTACTCCAGCGCGGCCACATATGGAGCGGCCAACATGCAGGACAAGGTTTACCCGGCGTCCTACTACCAGCAGACGGGCGCGGCGGCGGCCGCGGCCATCTACGGGAgggccggcggcggcggcggcggcggcggcgcgcCCTGCGACTACAACCACGTCGGGACTTTCTACAAGGACGCGGAGGGCTCGTGCGCCTTCTCGAGCCGCGACGACCCGCCGCTGTTCGTCACTCAGGAGCAGCGCAAAGCGGAGTGCCCGGAGCAGCCCGTCAGCATGGGCGGCAGCCTGGACGACAAGTCCTCCACGCTCATCTACCCGTGGATGCAGCGGATGAACGCCTGCTCCGCCG GTCCATTTGGCAACAGTGGCCGGCGGGGCCGACAGACCTACACCCGGTACCAGACcctggagctggagaaggagttcCACTTCAACCGCTACCTGACCAGGAGGCGCCGGATAGAGATCTCGCACGCGCTGTGTCTCACGGAGAGGCAGATCAAGATCTGGTTCCAGAACCGCAGGATGAAGTGGAAAAAGGAGAACAAGCTCCTCAACCCCTCAAAGAcacccgaggaggaggaggaggagcaggcggAGAAAAAGAGCTAA
- the LOC117749137 gene encoding calcium-binding and coiled-coil domain-containing protein 2-like — protein sequence MDSPKEAAMPAARIFSQVVFTDPPHSYPPVSPVTCSYTHTPAFQPSPRDWVGMFKVGWSTTKDYHTFVWVESCLDVVGSATRQAVFKEYYLPKDELDFYQFCYVDGAGQVCGASTSFCFKNPAQRSPESIVEDELMVVTTQEQVERSLREKAELQRELDRIRGENETLKQERRQRDGEEEQRKRSSGLDAASRQKEQAHAQEKLDRAEVKINLLKEEREELRGRGATQGAEVATLNSKLRQQERELFKMKDAIQLLQVDLQSLEREKERLQAELQRSQSLVRDMVAVKRENPEQQTCPDDDLRAECQALARQLQDAQRKLASEREESRNAKRHVESLDDEVQDLREQLEKVASACEHAERMSAKRELQLTELDETIREVREVLADKGVVIEEKEQIVTMVTREKEALVRENRTLASDMERLRRALEDLQVSPAAESPRLQPDGNTPSRQQQQQQQQQQQQQQQQQQQQQQQQQQQQQQQQQQQQQQQQQQQQQQQHVPEEEINLYETIDILGDTE from the exons ATGGACAGCCCCAAAGAGGCGGCCATGCCCGCAGCACGCATCTTCTCCCAGGTGGTGTTCACCGACCCCCCGCACTCCTACCCGCCCGTCAGCCCCGTCACCTGCAGCTACACCCACACACCCGCTTTTCAGCCGAGCCCCCGGGACTGGGTGGgcatgtttaag GTGGGGTGGAGCACCACCAAGGACTACCACACCTTCGTGTGGGTGGAGTCTTGTCTGGATGTGGTCGGGTCCGCCACCAGGCAGGCTGTTTTTAAAG AGTACTACCTGCCCAAGGATGAGCTGGACTTCTACCAGTTCTGCTACGTCGACGGCGCCGGTCAGGTGTGCGGAGCCAGCacttctttctgttttaaaaaccCGGCGCAGCGAAGCCCGGAGAGCATCGTGGAGGACGAGCTCATGGTCGTCACCACGCAG GAGCAGGTCGAACGGAGTCTACGCGAGAAAGCCGAACTGCAGAGGGAGCTGGATCGGATCAGGGGGGAAAATGAAACCTTGAAACAGGAGAGACGGCAACGGGACGGCGAGGAGGAGCAGCGGAAACGAAGCTCGGGGTTAGACGCGGCATCCAGACAAAAGGAG CAGGCGCACGCCCAGGAGAAGTTGGACCGAGCCGAGGTGAAGATCAACCTGCTGAAGGAGGAACGCGAGGAgctgagggggcggggcgccACTCAGGGGGCGGAGGTCGCCAC GTTAAATTCCAAACTCAGACAACAAGAAAGGGAACTGTTCAAAATGAAAGACGCCATCCAGCTGCTTCAG GTTGACCTCCAGAGCCttgagagggagaaggagcggCTCCAAgcggagctgcagaggtcgcAGAGCCTCGTGCGCGACATGGTCGCCGTGAAGCGCGAGAACCCGGAGCAGCAGACCTGTCCGGACGACGACCTCAGG GCGGAGTGTCAGGCTCTCGCCCGCCAGCTGCAGGACGCTCAGAGGAAACTGGCGTCTGAGAGGGAGGAGTCCAGAAACGCCAAGAGACACGTGGAGTCTCTGGACGACGAGGTGCAGGACCTcagggagcagctggagaaggtGGCCTCCGCCTGTGAGCACGCAGAGCGCATGAGCGCCAAACGGGAG CTGCAGCTCACGGAGTTGGACGAGACGATCCGAGAGGTTCGCGAAGTGCTCGCAGATAAAGGCGTTGTGATCGAGGAGAAGGAACAAATCGTCACCATGGTGACGCGCGAGAAAGAAGCGCTGGTCAGAGAGAACCGG ACGCTCGCCAGCGACATGGAGAGGCTGCGCAGAGCGCTCGAAGACCTTCAAGTGTCTCCCGCCGCCGAGTCGCCTCGCCTGCAGCCGGACGGCAACACGCccagcaggcagcagcagcagcaacagcaacagcaacagcaacagcaacagcagcagcaacagcagcaacagcaacagcaacagcaacagcagcagcagcaacagcaacagcaacagcagcagcagcaacagcaacagcaacagcaacagcatgTACCTGAAGAAGAGATCAACCTGTATGAGACCATTG ACATccttggagacacagag
- the LOC117748749 gene encoding homeobox protein Hox-B5b, translating to MSSYFVNSFSGRYPNGSDYQLLNYGTNGAVSGSFRDPGTMHSGSFGYNYNGMDLTVNRSNNGGHFGAVREDARGFAPDARYRQTPNCSLASPDPAPPSCATASHEPLEVKSPSPPSDRSSTSSGNNLNKNNNNNNGSVGGNGNGNGAHFTEIEDATGASETEEGAHGSGGSSSAPRAQQQQHHQDPNATSSTPSSNDCQSPQIFPWMRKLHISHDMTGPDGKRARTAYTRYQTLELEKEFHFNRYLTRRRRIEIAHALCLSERQIKIWFQNRRMKWKKDNKLKSMSLVTGGSAFHN from the exons ATGAGCTCTTACTTTGTAAACTCGTTCTCGGGGCGCTATCCAAATGGCTCCGACTATCAGTTACTAAATTATGGGACTAACGGCGCTGTGAGCGGCTCCTTCAGAGACCCTGGCACCATGCACTCCGGGTCTTTCGGCTACAACTACAATGGCATGGACCTTACGGTGAACCGCTCCAACAACGGCGGCCACTTCGGGGCGGTGAGGGAGGACGCCCGGGGATTCGCTCCGGACGCCCGGTACCGACAGACGCCCAACTGCTCGCTCGCGTCTCCGGACCCGGCGCCGCCGTCGTGCGCCACGGCCAGCCACGAGCCGCTGGAAGTAAAgagcccctctcctccctctgacCGGAGCTCGACCTCGAGCGGCAACAAtctcaacaaaaacaacaacaacaacaacggcagtGTCGGCGGCAACGGCAACGGCAACGGCGCGCATTTCACGGAGATAGAGGACGCAACCGGCGCCTCCGAGACCGAGGAGGGCGCACACGGCAGCGGCGGCTCCAGCTCGGCACCACgggcgcagcagcagcagcaccaccaggaTCCCAacgccacctcctccaccccttcATCAAATGATTGCCAATCGCCACAAATATTCCCGTGGATGCGGAAGCTGCACATAAGCCATG ATATGACTGGACCGGATGGGAAAAGGGCCCGAACCGCGTACACCCGGTACCAGACGCTAGAGCTGGAGAAAGAGTTCCACTTCAATAGGTACCTCACCCGGCGGCGGAGGATAGAGATAGCCCACGCGCTGTGCCTCTCCGAAAGACAGATCAAAATATGGTTTCAGAACCGCAGGATGAAGTGGAAGAAGGACAATAAGCTGAAAAGCATGAGTCTCGTGACCGGAGGCAGCGCCTTCCACAACTGA
- the hoxb6b gene encoding homeobox protein Hox-B6b isoform X2, translating to MSSYFVNSTFPVSLPGGQDSLLGQIPLYSSGYTDPLRHYSSAATYGAANMQDKVYPASYYQAGGGGGGGGAPCDYNHVGTFYKDAEGSCAFSSRDDPPLFVTQEQRKAECPEQPVSMGGSLDDKSSTLIYPWMQRMNACSAGPFGNSGRRGRQTYTRYQTLELEKEFHFNRYLTRRRRIEISHALCLTERQIKIWFQNRRMKWKKENKLLNPSKTPEEEEEEQAEKKS from the exons ATGAGTTCCTATTTTGTAAACTCAACTTTTCCCGTGTCTCTACCGGGAGGACAGGACTCTCTCCTGGGTCAGATACCGTTATATTCCTCGGGATACACCGATCCGTTAAGACACTACTCCAGCGCGGCCACATATGGAGCGGCCAACATGCAGGACAAGGTTTACCCGGCGTCCTACTACCA ggccggcggcggcggcggcggcggcggcgcgcCCTGCGACTACAACCACGTCGGGACTTTCTACAAGGACGCGGAGGGCTCGTGCGCCTTCTCGAGCCGCGACGACCCGCCGCTGTTCGTCACTCAGGAGCAGCGCAAAGCGGAGTGCCCGGAGCAGCCCGTCAGCATGGGCGGCAGCCTGGACGACAAGTCCTCCACGCTCATCTACCCGTGGATGCAGCGGATGAACGCCTGCTCCGCCG GTCCATTTGGCAACAGTGGCCGGCGGGGCCGACAGACCTACACCCGGTACCAGACcctggagctggagaaggagttcCACTTCAACCGCTACCTGACCAGGAGGCGCCGGATAGAGATCTCGCACGCGCTGTGTCTCACGGAGAGGCAGATCAAGATCTGGTTCCAGAACCGCAGGATGAAGTGGAAAAAGGAGAACAAGCTCCTCAACCCCTCAAAGAcacccgaggaggaggaggaggagcaggcggAGAAAAAGAGCTAA